Genomic window ([Eubacterium] hominis):
TAGGGAAGCAGGCATAAAAGTTATCTCCACAACATAATACACCATCATCTGGCAGCCAGATGAGCATTTGATCATCGGTTTCACCAGGTACACGGACAAGCTCCATTTTTATACCATCGATTGTGCGTGTGGTATCTTCTGTATATAAGGTAGTGATTGGCATAAAATCATAGCTGCCATCATTTACATATACACCTTCGCGCATACCAAGACCCTGACAGATACACTCATCATTGGTTAATCCACGCCCGAATTGTCTGGCAGTACGTTTCATTAAAACATCGTTTATTTCATTATATCCCTGTAAAGCAGGCGTTGCGGAAGCAAACATGATTGTTTCTTCTACACTGTCTTTAAATGCACCACTTCCTCCACGATGATCTGGATGACTGTGTGTGAATATGATTGTTTTTATCGGTTTATCTGTGTTTTCTGATAAAACGCTTTTTAAGCGTTCTCCACGGGCATTACTATCTAATGCATCAATCAGTACCGTAGACTTATCCCCTTCGATGACAACGCAGTTACTGTGTCCATAGCCACAATAATAAGTGATACGATCATTGATTTTATAAGTTTCTTTCTGAAACATTTCATCATGAAATTGTTTAAGTTGTTTTTCTCCATCATTTTTTAACATATATTCGACCTTCTTTCTTATCTATTATAATACGAATATGGTAAAAAGAGTATAAGGCACCTTTTGGTAACTATGGAAATATGAAGGCAATGCATAACGAAAAATAAGAGATTTCATAAATGACGGTGTATTCATCATTTTGAAATCTCTTGTTGTTAATCTATTAAATCTAAGCGCATATAGATCGAAGAGGCCATTGGGCTGTCATTATAAGGTTCACATTCAAAGAAACCATATTTACGATATAAATGAATTGCTTCTTTCAGGTAAGGAAGTGTATCCAAATACATTGTATGATAGCCGATGGACTTTGCTTCCTTCAGAATGGCTTCCATTAAGCGATCAGAGAGATGCTGTCCACGATAAGCTTCTTTTACATATAAACGTTTTAATTCACAGTGGCCACCTTCCATATGTTTTAAGCCAACACAGCCAACGATTTCATTATCCACTTTGACCACAAGGAAGCGACCAAGTGGCAAGCCATATATTTCTTCTAAATGCTCACGTTCATAATCATAATTTTGTTGAAGCAGGTATTGTGCTGCTGTTTCGTCTTGCTGAATCAGCATATTGGTATAATCTTCTAATAGTTCTAAGATACCATCATCCTGATATGCTAATTGGATTTCTGTCATAATGCACGCTCCTTTCAATGAGAAAACCAGGGCATTGTCAGCCCTGGCAATTCATTAATTTTTAGTAGATTTCATCCATTCATCAAATTCTTTATCTGTTGCTAGAACATAGTGTGTACCATCCACCAGATGTTCACTGCCGGCATGGTAATCCACGCCTGCTTCTTTATAATCGTAAGTAAAGGATTTACGTTTCTTTTCCAAAACTGGATTTGGGGATGGAATAGCACTTAATAAGCTTTTTGTATACGGATGAATAGGATTTGTAAAGATTTCTTCTGTAGTACCTGTTTCCACAAGATGACCTAGATGTAAAACACCGATACGATCAGAAATATATTTGACCATACTTAAGTCATGGGCTATAAATAAGATACTTGTACCAGTTTTTTGCTGGATTTTTTTCATTAAATTGACAACCTGTGCCTGAATAGAAACATCCAAAGCAGAGATTGCTTCATCTGCGATGATTAAATCAGGATTCATAATCAATGCACGGGCAATGCCGATACGTTGACGCTGTCCACCAGAGAATTGATGTGGATAACGGTTGGCATGCTCCTTAGAAAGGCCTACAAGCTCTAACATATCATAAACTTTCTGGTTACGTTCTTCTTTAGTCTTATATTCATGATGAATATCAAGCCCTTGTGCAATGATATCTAAAACTTTTTCTCTAGGATTTAAACAAGCCATAGGATCCTGGAAAATCATCTGCATTTTTGTACGTAGTAATTTTAAATCAGCATTGCTCATTTTCCCAGAAATATCTTTTCCCTGAAAAATTACTTTTCCATCTGTAGGTGTATATAATCGTATAATACTTCTACCCGTGGTGGATTTACCACTACCAGATTCACCTACAAGACCATATGTTTCCCCAGGATAAATTTTAAAAGAAATGCCATCTACTGCTTTAACAGTATATTTACGGCTGACTTTAAAGTGTTGTTTCAGATTATCAACAACCAGGATTGGTTCTGCATTAGTTTCCACTTTCTTCAGCCTCCTTTTTCATTTTCAAAATACGTTTTTTCAATTGTTCTGGCATTTCCACTTTTGGTGCTTTTTCATGACACAGCCAGCTGGCACATCGATGTGTACCTCCTAAATAAAACATTGGCGGATCTAAGCGTAAATCAATATTCAATGCATATTGATTACGTGGCGCAAAGGCATCTCCTTTGACCTCCACTGTCAGGTTAGGCGGCGTACCAGGGATAGTATACAATTCAGTATCATCAGTATCCAAATCAGGCATAGCGCTTAATAATCCCCATGTATAAGGATGACGAGGATCATAGAATATTTCATTCACACTGCCGACTTCTACAATTTTTCCAGCATACATGACATTCACAAAGTCCGCAACTTTCGCTACAACCCCTAAATCATGTGTAATATAGATTACAGACAGGTTTTTCTTTTTCTGAATATCCTGTATAAGCTCTAGAATCTTTGCCTGAATGGTAACATCCAATGCCGTTGTTGGTTCATCACAAATTAAAATATAAGGATCACAAGATAGTGCAATTGCGATAACAACACGTTGACGCATACCACCAGATAATTGGTGTGGATAGTTTTTCATACGTTTTTCTGCATCGGTAATTCCTACCAGATTCAATAATTCAACAGCTTCTTTATAAGCTTCTTCTTTAGATTTGTGATAATGATAAATCATTGGCTCCATAATTTGTTTACCAATGGTCATGGTTGGGTTTAAAGAAGTCATTGGATCCTGGAATACCATTGCGATTTTACGTCCACGAATCTCTTTTTGTTTCATTTTTTCGGACATTTTTACAATATCCTCTGTATGTTTTTCACCTGTGAATTCATCATACCATGTATATTCAATAGAACCACTTTCGATGGTACCATTATTCGCAAGGATACCCATAATCGCTTTTGTTGTGACAGATTTACCTGAACCACTTTCACCAACAATAGCAAGTGTTTCACCTTTATATAAGTCCATGTTTACACCACGAATTGCGTTTACATGGCCACTTTCGGTTTTAAATGATATAGATAAATCACGGATTCTTAATATTCTTTCTCTTTTTTCATTCATATGATTCACCTACATTTCTTTCATCTTTGGATCAAATGCATCACGAAGTCCATCGGCCATCAGGTTGAAAGACAACATTAAGATTGCCAGTACGACAACAGGAATAACCAATAGGAATGGTGTAACAAGGAATGATTTGAATCCATCATTAATTAATGTACCCAAAGAAGCCTGAGGACCTGGAATACCTAAACCAATCATTGCCAGTGTTGCTTCATAGAAGATTGCATTTGGAATAGACATCATTGCCATAATAATAATTTGTCCG
Coding sequences:
- a CDS encoding ATP-binding cassette domain-containing protein produces the protein METNAEPILVVDNLKQHFKVSRKYTVKAVDGISFKIYPGETYGLVGESGSGKSTTGRSIIRLYTPTDGKVIFQGKDISGKMSNADLKLLRTKMQMIFQDPMACLNPREKVLDIIAQGLDIHHEYKTKEERNQKVYDMLELVGLSKEHANRYPHQFSGGQRQRIGIARALIMNPDLIIADEAISALDVSIQAQVVNLMKKIQQKTGTSILFIAHDLSMVKYISDRIGVLHLGHLVETGTTEEIFTNPIHPYTKSLLSAIPSPNPVLEKKRKSFTYDYKEAGVDYHAGSEHLVDGTHYVLATDKEFDEWMKSTKN
- a CDS encoding ABC transporter ATP-binding protein; the protein is MNEKRERILRIRDLSISFKTESGHVNAIRGVNMDLYKGETLAIVGESGSGKSVTTKAIMGILANNGTIESGSIEYTWYDEFTGEKHTEDIVKMSEKMKQKEIRGRKIAMVFQDPMTSLNPTMTIGKQIMEPMIYHYHKSKEEAYKEAVELLNLVGITDAEKRMKNYPHQLSGGMRQRVVIAIALSCDPYILICDEPTTALDVTIQAKILELIQDIQKKKNLSVIYITHDLGVVAKVADFVNVMYAGKIVEVGSVNEIFYDPRHPYTWGLLSAMPDLDTDDTELYTIPGTPPNLTVEVKGDAFAPRNQYALNIDLRLDPPMFYLGGTHRCASWLCHEKAPKVEMPEQLKKRILKMKKEAEESGN
- a CDS encoding GNAT family N-acetyltransferase, whose translation is MTEIQLAYQDDGILELLEDYTNMLIQQDETAAQYLLQQNYDYEREHLEEIYGLPLGRFLVVKVDNEIVGCVGLKHMEGGHCELKRLYVKEAYRGQHLSDRLMEAILKEAKSIGYHTMYLDTLPYLKEAIHLYRKYGFFECEPYNDSPMASSIYMRLDLID
- a CDS encoding alkyl/aryl-sulfatase; amino-acid sequence: MLKNDGEKQLKQFHDEMFQKETYKINDRITYYCGYGHSNCVVIEGDKSTVLIDALDSNARGERLKSVLSENTDKPIKTIIFTHSHPDHRGGSGAFKDSVEETIMFASATPALQGYNEINDVLMKRTARQFGRGLTNDECICQGLGMREGVYVNDGSYDFMPITTLYTEDTTRTIDGIKMELVRVPGETDDQMLIWLPDDGVLCCGDNFYACFPNLYALRGSQYRDIAQWIHSLEVLMSYPAEVLLPGHMKPIFTHKNIQETLSQYKEALSYILHETLHCMNLGMSVSETVSHVTLPEHLSSLPYLQEFYGSLEWAVKGIYSGYVGWFDGNPVNLHPLSDQEWASKLMNLISEDTLRNEIPRAISQQEYQYALQLCALFDNTKTIDDTIISWEIDCLLALSKQETSACGRNYYIACANDLKNQSK